A genome region from Setaria italica strain Yugu1 chromosome III, Setaria_italica_v2.0, whole genome shotgun sequence includes the following:
- the LOC101758349 gene encoding 19 kDa globulin: protein MAKFVVAAATAALCLAALVAMAAGQSGFERQRLRDLRCQREVEENPLWACRQVLDRQLTGGMRYGVGPFRWGTGLRMRCCQQLQDVSRECRCSAVRRMVRGYEEAMPPLEEGPYGYGGEQGEGYYGGGEGGEGYLPFPPRRIGRVRLTKARQYAAGLPMMCRLEPQECSVFSGDQYK from the coding sequence ATGGCCAAgttcgtcgtcgccgccgccacagccGCGCTGTGCCTGGCGGCCCTGGttgccatggccgccggccaaAGCGGGTTCGAGCGGCAGAGGCTCAGGGACCTCCGGTGCCAGCGCGAGGTCGAGGAGAACCCTCTGTGGGCGTGCCGGCAGGTCCTCGACCGGCAGCTGACCGGCGGCATGCGCTACGGCGTCGGCCCGTTCCGGTGGGGCACCGGGCTCCGGATGCGGTGCTGCCAGCAGCTCCAGGACGTGAGCCGCGAGTGCCGGTGCTCCGCCGTCCGCCGCATGGTGCGCGGCTACGAGGAGGCCATGCCGCCGCTGGAGGAGGGGCCCTACGGCTACGGCGGCGAGCAAGGAGAAGGGtactacggcggcggcgagggaggggaggggtacCTGCCGTTTCCTCCTAGAAGGATCGGTCGCGTGAGGTTGACGAAGGCCCGGCAGTACGCCGCGGGGCTGCCGATGATGTGCCGGCTGGAGCCACAGGAGTGCAGCGTCTTCTCCGGCGACCAGTACAAGTAG
- the LOC101757932 gene encoding probable serine/threonine-protein kinase PBL7, with the protein MGLLSSANRCGCKNLLSCNLLRCACCCSWIRGVCGRASREATQEVSDTKRKKKRKWFLGLCGGAVREVEEPLASSESKKKKRKNPTTIPEQDKGKWTKKIWKKKKRKNQQNGLAALVKEISLSNSPKHRAQAGEILRIGNNNIPSRVFTFRELVDATNSFSTENLLGEGGFGRVYRGYIPDTMEVIAVKQLDKDGLQGNREFLVEVLMLSLLHHPNLVTLLGYSTDCDQRILVYEFMPLGSLQEHLLDVTPNSQPLSWHTRMKIAVGTARGIEYLHEVANPPVIYRDLKASNILLDGSFNAKLSDFGLAKLGPSGDKSHVSTRVMGTYGYCAPEYAMTGKLTKTSDIYSFGVVLLELITGRRAIDTTKPTREQILVHWAAPFFKDKRKFAKMADPLLDKKFPLKGLYQALAISSMCLQEEASSRPLISDVVTALTFLADPNYDPPDDIQDPLPITIPNIDIEPSQKKTGDEEQLQQKEDESS; encoded by the exons ATGGGGCTACTGAGCTCGGCCAACAGATGTGGCTGCAAGAACCTCCTGAGCTGCAACCTCCTCAGATGCGCATGCTGCTGCTCGTGGATCCGTGGTGTCTGTGGCAGGGCGAGCAGGGAGGCCACACAAGAGGTGTCGGACacgaagaggaaaaagaagaggaagtgGTTTCTCGGCCTTTGTGGTGGGGCGGTGCGAGAAGTGGAGGAGCCGTTGGCATCATCAGagtcgaagaagaagaagaggaagaatccGACAACGATCCCTGAGCAAGATAAGGGCAAGTGGACAAAGAAGAtatggaagaaaaagaagaggaagaaccAACAGAACGGGTTGGCAGCCCTAGTCAAAGAAATTTCGCTCTCAA ACAGTCCCAAGCACAGGGCTCAAGCAGGGGAGATACTACGGATCGGCAACAACAACATCCCTAGTAGGGTATTTACATTCCGTGAATTGGTTGATGCCACCAACTCTTTCAGCACAGAAAACTTGCTGGGTGAAGGCGGCTTTGGAAGGGTGTACAGAGGATACATTCCAGACACTATGGAA GTCATAGCAGTTAAGCAGCTTGACAAGGATGGGTTGCAAGGAAACCGTGAGTTCCTTGTTGAGGTGCTGATGCTTAGCCTACTGCATCACCCAAACCTAGTCACCTTGCTTGGGTACAGCACCGACTGTGACCAGAGGATCCTAGTGTATGAGTTCATGCCACTCGGTTCATTGCAAGAACATCTCCTGG ATGTCACTCCAAATTCCCAGCCACTATCTTggcatacacggatgaagattGCAGTTGGTACAGCTAGAGGCATTGAGTACTTGCATGAGGTAGCCAACCCGCCAGTGATCTACCGTGATCTCAAGGCATCAAACATTCTCTTGGATGGAAGCTTCAATGCCAAGTTATCAGACTTTGGCCTGGCGAAGCTTGGTCCGAGCGGCGACAAAAGTCATGTCAGCACAAGGGTGATGGGCACATACGGCTACTGTGCTCCTGAGTATGCTATGACTGGCAAGCTAACAAAGACTTCAGACATCTATAGCTTTGGTGTAGTTCTCTTGGAGCTCATCACTGGGAGGCGAGCAATTGACACCACGAAGCCGACTCGTGAGCAGATTCTTGTTCATTGG GCAGCACCATTCTTCAAGGATAAGAGGAAGTTTGCGAAGATGGCTGATCCGTTGCTTGACAAGAAATTCCCTCTGAAAGGTCTATACCAGGCACTCGCAATATCATCGATGTGCTTACAAGAAGAAGCAAGCAGTCGACCGCTGATCAGTGATGTGGTAACCGCACTTACATTTCTTGCTGATCCAAACTATGATCCCCCAGATGACATCCAAGATCCTCTCCCCATAACAATTCCAAACATAGACATAGAACCTAGCCAAAAGAAAACTGGAGATGAAGAACAATTACAGCAAAAAGAAGACGAGAGTAGCTGA
- the LOC101758754 gene encoding uncharacterized protein LOC101758754: protein MARPRRPPPVARSPARAKGPAPAAAAATPRQASPSRQRRARRLRVQSPSLASARRGPAHAHAPPPATPPLRWPGDAVAPRESAGAGASVRRIAAALWRAHPPPREPGEARRRPEPSPRHLHTPDCCNYYKAVLEGRTGKKPLGNGIVHEVGAYSSSPRIEMEVATKWDRRCLNTSGGADSDFCGRHMAAADEEVSALKEELLQARNRIHELEAESRSAKKKLDHLVRNLAEEKASWRSREHDKLRSILDAVKGDLNRERKNRQRAEFMNSKLMDELSELKSLAKRYLQDYEKERKARELMEEVCDELAKEIADDKAEVEALKHESMKVRDEVEEERKMLQMAEVWREERVQMKLVDAKLTLDSKYSQLSELQANLEAFLSFHQGSSVDKETLRDGERLRDAICSMKFHGKEFSYKPPPPSEDIFAVFEELRQREDTNEKEIGECNGDTPISHATKIHTVSPETDIFLEKPANKCSTQPCAGNEDEDDSGWETVSHAEEQGSSNSPDGSEPSVNGFCGGNDASASGTDWEEDNCENCRSNSGISGVCSTTGEKYRKKGSSLSRLWRSSNGEGRRKTGSELLNGRLSSSRMSNAALSPDPKNGEVCQVSPSVGDWSPDLLNPHVVRAMKGRVEWPQGAQKHNLKSKLLDARTNGRKVQLRQALEQKI, encoded by the exons ATGGCGCGCCCtcgacgcccgccgcccgtggcgAGGTCCCCGGCCAGGGCCAAGGGCccggcacccgccgccgccgccgccaccccgcgcCAGGCATCCCCCTCCCGCCAACGCCGCGCCCGGCGGCTGCGCGTCCAGAGCCCCTccctcgcctccgcccgccgcggccccgcccatgcgcacgcgccgccgccggccaccccgcCGCTCCGGTGGCCCGGGGACGCCGTGGCGCCCCGCGagagcgccggcgcgggcgcgtcCGTGAGGAGGATCGCCGCGGCGCTGTGGCGggcgcacccgccgccgcgggagcCAGGGGAAGCGCGGCGACGGCCGGAG CCTAGCCCAAGGCATCTGCATACTCCCGATTGTTGCAATTACTATAAAGCGGTCCTTGAAGGCAGGACAGGGAAGAAGCCTCTTGGCAATGGCATCGTTCATGAG GTGGGAGCCTATTCTTCATCACCCCGAATTGAAATGGAAGTTGCAACAAAATGGGACCGTCGATGCTTGAACACATCGGGTGGTGCTGACTCTGATTTCTGTGGCCGCCATATGGCAGCTGCTGATGAAGAAGTATCTGCACTTAAAGAAGAGCTTTTGCAGGCCCGCAACCGGATTCATGAACTTGAAGCTGAAAGCCGGTCTGCTAAAAAGAAGCTTGATCACTTGGTGAGGAATCTTGCTGAGGAAAAGGCTTCTTGGAGGAGCAGGGAGCATGATAAACTTCGAAGCATATTAGATGCTGTTAAAGGGGATCTAAATCGGGAGAGGAAGAATCGACAAAGGGCAGAATTTATGAACTCCAAGTTAATGGACGAGCTATCGGAGTTGAAGTCGTTGGCTAAACGATATTTACAAGATtatgaaaaggaaagaaaggccaGAGAACTCATGGAGGAGGTGTGTGATGAATTAGCGAAGGAGATCGCAGATGACAAAGCTGAGGTTGAGGCTTTGAAGCATGAATCAATGAAGGTCAGAGATGAggtggaggaagaaaggaagatgTTACAAATGGCAGAGGTTTGGCGTGAAGAAAGGGTACAGATGAAGCTTGTTGATGCCAAACTGACACTAGACAGCAAGTACTCACAACTGAGTGAGCTTCAGGCTAACCTTGAGGCTTTCCTCAGTTTCCACCAAGGTAGCAGTGTAGACAAAGAAACATTGAGAGATGGAGAAAGGCTCAGGGATGCAATCTGCTCAATGAAGTTTCATGGTAAAGAGTTCTCGTACAAACCGCCACCTCCTTCAGAGGACATTTTTGCTGTGTTTGAGGAACTCAGACAGAGGGAAGATACTAACGAGAAGGAAATTGGAGAGTGTAATGGAGATACCCCCATAAGCCATGCAACAAAGATCCATACGGTGAGTCCTGAAACCGACATCTTTCTGGAAAAACCAGCAAACAAATGTTCCACTCAACCATGCGCTGGAAATGAGGATGAAGATGATAGTGGGTGGGAGACTGTTAGCCATGCAGAGGAGCAAGGCTCTAGCAATTCACCGGATGGAAGTGAGCCATCAGTAAATGGTTTCTGTGGAGGAAATGATGCATCAGCGAGTGGAACCGATTGGGAGGAGGATAATTGTGAAAACTGCAGGTCAAATAGTGGCATCAGTGGAGTTTGTTCAACCACGGGAGAGAAGTACCGGAAGAAGGGGTCTTCTTTATCCAGACTCTGGAGATCATCAAATGGCGAAGGCCGCAGGAAAACAGGATCCGAGTTACTGAACGGTAGGCTCTCAAGCAGCAGGATGTCCAATGCCGCTCTTTCTCCCGATCCCAAGAACGGTGAGGTGTGCCAAGTCTCACCAAGTGTCGGGGACTGGAGCCCTGACTTGCTAAACCCTCACGTGGTCCGCGCCATGAAAGGGCGCGTGGAATGGCCCCAAGGCGCGCAGAAGCACAACCTGAAGTCCAAGCTCCTGGATGCAAGGACTAATGGCCGTAAGGTGCAGCTGCGCCAAGCGCTAGAACAGAAGATATAG
- the LOC101759160 gene encoding protein translation factor SUI1 homolog, translated as MSDLDVQLPSAFDPFAEANAEDSGAGPGTKDYVHVRIQQRNGRKSLTTVQGLKKEFSYNKILKDLKKEFCCNGTVVQDPELGQVIQLQGDQRKNVATFLVQAGIAKKENIKIHGF; from the exons ATGTCTGATCTCGACGTCCAGCTTCCATCTGCCTTCG ATCCGTTTGCTGAGGCAAATGCTGAGGACTCCGGTGCTGGTCCCGGAACAAAGGATTATGTGCATGTGCGCATCCAGCAACGCAACGGCAGAAAGAGTCTGACTACTGTTCAGGGACTAAAGAAAGAGTTCAGCTACAACAAGATCCTCAAGGATCTCAAGAAGGAATTCTGCTGCAATGGTACTGTAGTCCAGGACCCAGAGCTAGGCCAG GTCATTCAGCTCCAAGGCGATCAGCGTAAGAATGTCGCCACTTTCCTAGTTCAG GCTGGGATTGCGAAGAAAGAGAACATCAAGATTCACGGGTTCTAA